One Apodemus sylvaticus chromosome 23, mApoSyl1.1, whole genome shotgun sequence genomic window carries:
- the LOC127673763 gene encoding vomeronasal type-1 receptor 2-like: MDLKDLIIGIVFLFQSTVGILGNFSLLSCYLINYYIEHTIKTTNLILTHLFTANFLILLSKGLMHTMQTFGIKGFISDFGCKFLLYIQRLGRNMSISTTCCLSVFQAITISPRNSCSMSFKLKYPSHIGLFISLCWILYIALNVIFPVYMSNKENRKNLTHKAHLKYCSIVVHDDFISSLYTALFVLPEILFSFVIIWSSSSMVVILYMHRQSVQHIHSITVCSRIAPETRATHRILALGSTFIGFYALSSILQGCIALVYNPGWWLMNITAIISMCFPTLGPFVMNHDSNLPRLCFP, encoded by the coding sequence ATGGATCTCAAGGATTTGATAATAGGGATAGTGTTCTTATTTCAGAGTACagttggaattctgggaaatttCTCACTTCTTTCCTGCTACCTaatcaattactatattgaacaCACAATAAAGACCACAAATTTGATTCTTACACACCTATTCACAGCCAACTTTTTGATCCTTCTTTCTAAAGGACTGATGCATACCATGCAAACTTTTGGGATAAAAGGATTTATCAGTGACTTTGGCTGCAAATTCCTTTTGTATATTCAAAGACTGGGCAGAAACATGTCCATTAGTACCACCTGCTGCTTGAGTGTCTTCCAGGCAATCACCATCAGTCCTAGGAATTCTTGTTCGATGAGTTTTAAACTCAAATACCCAAGTCATATTggtctcttcatttctctttgctGGATTCTCTACATAGCATTAAATGTGATTTTTCCTGTTTATATGTCTAACAAGGAGAACAGAAAGAACCTGACACATAAAGCTCATTTGAAATACTGCTCCATTGTAGTTCATGATGACTTTATAAGCTCATTATATACTGCACTTTTTGTTCTTcctgaaattttgttttctttcgtGATCATCTGGTCTAGCAGTTCCATGGTTGTCATTCTCTATATGCATAGGCAAAGTGTTCAACATATCCACAGCATCACTGTTTGCTCCAGAATAGCTCCTGAGACCAGAGCTACCCACAGGATACTGGCCCTGGGGTCCACCTTTATAGGTTTTTATGCCCTCTCTTCCATCTTACAAGGTTGCATTGCTCTTGTATATAATCCTGGTTGGTGGCTGATGAACATCACAGCAATCATTTCAATGTGTTTTCCTACTTTGGGACCTTTTGTGATGAATCATGACTCAAATTTGCCAAGATTATGCTTTCCCTGA